A region of the Oceanihabitans sp. IOP_32 genome:
ATTGATTATACGCAATACGGTATACACAAAGCCTTGATAATAGATAATACTGGGGCTTTTAGAGACAAAGAGGCTTTAAGTAAGCACTTAAAATCTAAAGGAGCAGATAAAGTATTGCTCACCGCACCAGGCAAAGGTGTACCTAATATTGTATATGGGGTTAATCATCTAGAAAATAACCCCGATAAGGTGGATATCTTCTCGGCGGCTTCATGTACAACCAATGCGATTACTCCAATTTTAAAAGTCGTAGAAGACTCTTTTGGTGTTGTTAACGGACATTTAGAAACCATTCATGCCTACACTAACGACCAAAATTTAGTAGATAATTTTCATAACAAATACCGTCGTGGTCGTGCCGCCGCATTAAATATGGTGATCACAGAAACTGGCGCTGGAAATGCCGTAGCAAAAGCACTACCAAGTTTAGAGGGTAAACTAACCTCTAATGCCATACGTGTTCCCGTTCCCAATGGCTCTTTGGCAATTTTAAATTTAGAAATAGCGCAAGAAACCTCTCTCGATGGCATTAACACCATATTAAAAAAGTATGCTTTGGAAGGCGATCTGGTAGAACAAATAAAATACGAGTTAAGTGACGAGTTGGTGTCTAGTGACATAATTGGCTGCTCTGCTCCTGCTATTTATGATAGTAAAGCAACAATTGTTCGTGCCGATGGTAAAAATGTATTATTATACATTTGGTACGATAACGAATATGGCTACAGCCATCAAGTAATAAGACTAGCTAAATACATCGCCAAAGTAAGACGTTTTGCCTATTATTAATAATAAAATATTACAGCTATAAAATTAATCGTACACAAAAAGTAAAGTTTTACTTTTTTTACATTTTAAAAATCCAAACAACAATTTGTAACGTATATAGAGAAGCCTCATTTTATGGGGCTTTTTCGTAAATATTTCTGTATTAGTAAACATAATTTTATAACTTCGTTTTTTATTTTTTTAAACACAACTATCTCACTTAAACCAATTGTAAATGAATATTTTTAAGCACATTTCCCTTATTATCGTTTTTTTAATAAGTTCACTAACCTGTTTCTCGCAAGCTCAGCCACAGGAAGAATTATCTTTAAATGATGCTACTATTCCTAACCAGTTTGAATATGTTTTAAGAAAATCTGGGAACTTTAAAGGTACAGACGGACAGCCCTATGAAGCTGTAAAACGAAGTATGTTTTTCAATTTACGAGACAATACTATTGACTCGTTAAATACTTTAAAAACAAAGTTAGAAAACTCAAAAATTACCGTTGAAGCTCAAAAAAAAGAAGTTAACGATTTAAAAGCCAAACTAGAGAGCACACAAACAGCACTAGATACTACAAAATCTGAGAAAGACAGTATGTCTCTTCTAGGTATGCAAATGAGTAAAACAGGTTATAATGTACTCATGTGGACTATTATAGCTGGTTTATTGGCCTTGTTTTTGTTATTTGTATACAAATTTAAAAACAGTAATGCTGTGACTCGAGAAGCCAAGAAAGCCCTAGAAGATATTGAAGAGCAATTTGACGACCACAGAAGAGTGGCTTTAGAACGCGAGCAAAAAGTAAGACGCCAGCTACAAGATGAAATCAATAAACAAAAAGGAATTTAATTAAGAGTTTATATCTAAATTCTTATGCCAGATTAACAATACGACATTTCAAAATTAAATTGGTATTAATAATCGATGTAG
Encoded here:
- a CDS encoding glyceraldehyde-3-phosphate dehydrogenase, encoding MGFSKTYEKELSFQADRRRATVEFIKIVSDLWYDKSIELVLFRNQLIDRNVSQILSLHEYAGKFVQKPISIFDSVEIAQAITSLDIPPAKLDIGKLTYEFHLDANKYGNATAFVASKLKDAHKSNGISPKDVVLYGFGRIGRLVARELMTRTGKGSQLRLRAIVTRGALDETTLEKRASLLRNDSVHGDFPGTVSVDAKNKALMINGTTVHVISAKTPEDIDYTQYGIHKALIIDNTGAFRDKEALSKHLKSKGADKVLLTAPGKGVPNIVYGVNHLENNPDKVDIFSAASCTTNAITPILKVVEDSFGVVNGHLETIHAYTNDQNLVDNFHNKYRRGRAAALNMVITETGAGNAVAKALPSLEGKLTSNAIRVPVPNGSLAILNLEIAQETSLDGINTILKKYALEGDLVEQIKYELSDELVSSDIIGCSAPAIYDSKATIVRADGKNVLLYIWYDNEYGYSHQVIRLAKYIAKVRRFAYY
- a CDS encoding tRNA (guanine-N1)-methyltransferase, giving the protein MNIFKHISLIIVFLISSLTCFSQAQPQEELSLNDATIPNQFEYVLRKSGNFKGTDGQPYEAVKRSMFFNLRDNTIDSLNTLKTKLENSKITVEAQKKEVNDLKAKLESTQTALDTTKSEKDSMSLLGMQMSKTGYNVLMWTIIAGLLALFLLFVYKFKNSNAVTREAKKALEDIEEQFDDHRRVALEREQKVRRQLQDEINKQKGI